A single genomic interval of Antarcticibacterium arcticum harbors:
- a CDS encoding formylglycine-generating enzyme family protein: MKTIGRLVIGILLTIHGQAYCQSATMVNIKGGEFIPLYGTKEAVKVNDFKMDVYPVTNKKFREFLQSNPQWKRSKVKKLFADESYLINWKDDDNFSTAQHPDSPVTNISWYAAKNYCECQGKRLPTVDEWEYAAMASKTKPDAREEVAYNQFILGWYETPNTFDKKIGSTFKNYWGVYDLHGLVWEWTLDFNSVLISGESRNDSTGDNNLFCGASAVGASDLMNYAAFMRYAFRGSVKASYSIKNLGFRCVQDVETTSL; encoded by the coding sequence ATGAAAACTATAGGCAGATTGGTAATAGGGATCTTACTCACCATACATGGTCAGGCGTATTGCCAATCTGCAACTATGGTGAATATTAAAGGCGGGGAATTTATACCGCTTTACGGCACAAAGGAGGCAGTTAAGGTAAATGATTTTAAAATGGATGTTTATCCAGTAACGAATAAAAAATTCCGGGAATTCCTGCAGTCCAATCCTCAATGGAAACGCTCCAAGGTAAAAAAATTGTTTGCAGATGAAAGTTACCTTATAAACTGGAAGGATGATGATAATTTTTCAACTGCCCAGCACCCGGATTCCCCTGTGACCAATATTTCATGGTATGCCGCTAAAAATTACTGTGAGTGCCAGGGAAAAAGGTTGCCCACCGTAGATGAATGGGAATATGCGGCCATGGCCAGTAAGACCAAACCCGATGCAAGGGAAGAAGTAGCTTATAACCAATTCATTCTTGGGTGGTATGAAACCCCTAATACTTTTGATAAAAAAATTGGCTCTACCTTTAAGAATTACTGGGGTGTGTATGACCTTCACGGATTGGTTTGGGAATGGACCCTGGACTTTAATTCGGTATTGATATCGGGAGAATCCCGCAATGATTCTACCGGCGATAACAACCTTTTTTGCGGGGCATCTGCAGTTGGCGCGTCAGATCTAATGAATTATGCCGCATTTATGCGCTATGCATTCAGGGGAAGTGTGAAAGCAAGTTATTCCATAAAAAACCTGGGCTTCAGGTGTGTTCAGGATGTTGAAACAACATCACTCTAA
- the nirK gene encoding copper-containing nitrite reductase, with amino-acid sequence MEYLYRLLQKYVIALFFIAALAAGLFTSCEKAVAAKENPEQMRIYGEFEAELTAPPFVPRAIGKRAPTKLIVNMEVVEKEMEMSDGVSYVYWTFDGTVPGSFIRTRVGDEIEFHLKNHPDSKLPHNIDLHAVTGPGGGAESSFVAPGREAVFTFKTMNPGLYVYHCATAPVGMHIANGMYGLILVEPEGGLPPVDKEYYIMQGDFYTEGKNGERGLQAFDMQKAIDEKADYVVFNGSVGALTGSNAITAEVGETVRLFVGNGGPNLVSSFHVIGEIFDKVFVEGGSMVNENVQTTLIPAGGAAIVEFKVDVPGDLVLVDHSIFRAFNKGALGILKVEGKENKKVFGGKIEEKAYNPGNAVLSSVEVADEAASGPSPSTPVSSSLAEKMERGKSVYTQNCFACHQATGQGIPNAFPPLAKSDYLNADVHRAIGVVKYGLSGEITVNGTKYNSMMPKVAISDEEIADVMTYIYNNWGNNKTEVTPEMVKKVK; translated from the coding sequence ATGGAATACCTTTATAGATTACTGCAAAAATATGTTATTGCACTGTTTTTTATCGCTGCCCTTGCAGCCGGACTCTTTACATCTTGTGAGAAAGCGGTAGCCGCAAAAGAGAATCCGGAGCAAATGAGGATCTATGGCGAATTTGAAGCCGAGTTGACAGCGCCGCCATTTGTGCCAAGAGCTATTGGAAAGAGAGCACCCACCAAATTAATTGTCAATATGGAGGTGGTTGAAAAAGAAATGGAGATGAGCGATGGGGTAAGTTATGTGTACTGGACCTTTGACGGGACAGTGCCAGGAAGTTTTATAAGAACCCGCGTAGGTGATGAGATAGAGTTTCACCTAAAAAATCACCCCGATAGCAAGTTACCTCATAATATAGATCTACATGCGGTAACAGGTCCTGGCGGTGGTGCCGAATCTTCCTTTGTAGCACCCGGCCGTGAAGCTGTTTTTACCTTTAAAACAATGAATCCGGGATTATATGTTTATCACTGTGCTACCGCTCCTGTGGGAATGCACATTGCAAACGGAATGTATGGTCTTATCCTGGTGGAGCCGGAAGGTGGATTACCTCCTGTAGATAAGGAATACTATATCATGCAGGGAGATTTCTATACTGAAGGAAAGAACGGGGAAAGAGGATTACAGGCTTTTGATATGCAAAAAGCCATAGATGAGAAGGCAGATTACGTGGTGTTTAACGGAAGCGTGGGAGCTCTTACAGGTAGCAATGCAATAACCGCCGAAGTTGGAGAAACCGTACGACTATTTGTTGGCAACGGTGGTCCCAATCTGGTATCATCTTTCCACGTGATAGGGGAAATTTTTGATAAGGTATTTGTTGAAGGTGGTAGCATGGTAAACGAGAATGTGCAAACCACCCTTATTCCTGCGGGAGGAGCTGCCATAGTAGAATTTAAGGTAGACGTTCCGGGAGACCTGGTATTGGTAGATCACTCCATCTTCAGAGCTTTTAATAAAGGGGCTTTAGGAATTCTGAAGGTAGAAGGAAAAGAGAATAAAAAGGTATTTGGAGGAAAAATAGAAGAGAAGGCCTACAATCCCGGTAATGCAGTACTCTCTTCTGTAGAAGTGGCAGACGAGGCTGCAAGTGGCCCTTCCCCTTCTACGCCTGTTTCATCATCACTGGCAGAGAAAATGGAACGAGGTAAAAGCGTATATACTCAAAACTGTTTCGCTTGTCACCAGGCAACAGGCCAGGGTATTCCAAATGCTTTCCCTCCCCTTGCAAAATCAGATTACCTGAATGCAGATGTACACAGGGCGATTGGTGTGGTAAAATACGGCTTATCTGGAGAAATAACGGTTAATGGTACAAAATACAACAGTATGATGCCCAAAGTCGCTATTTCTGATGAAGAAATTGCAGATGTAATGACTTATATCTACAATAACTGGGGCAATAATAAAACCGAAGTAACCCCCGAAATGGTGAAAAAGGTTAAGTAA
- the ccoS gene encoding cbb3-type cytochrome oxidase assembly protein CcoS codes for MSVIYVLLTISIIVALIFFVAFIVAVRSGQFDDDYTPSVRILFDDELVIAKDQKPKSSNNKKVN; via the coding sequence ATGAGTGTAATCTATGTCTTATTAACAATAAGTATAATTGTGGCTTTGATCTTTTTTGTCGCATTCATAGTGGCGGTAAGAAGTGGCCAGTTTGACGATGATTATACTCCTTCTGTAAGAATTCTTTTTGATGATGAGTTGGTCATTGCAAAAGATCAAAAACCAAAATCCAGTAACAACAAAAAAGTAAATTAA
- a CDS encoding CcoQ/FixQ family Cbb3-type cytochrome c oxidase assembly chaperone produces MFKFVKGHMETIAGVEIFPIISLLIFFIFFVILFWWVFTAGKDYLKTMEEIPLEPENDQNL; encoded by the coding sequence ATGTTCAAATTTGTAAAAGGCCATATGGAGACAATTGCCGGGGTAGAAATCTTCCCCATTATCTCCCTGCTTATATTCTTTATATTTTTTGTGATCCTGTTCTGGTGGGTATTTACTGCCGGAAAAGATTACCTGAAAACCATGGAAGAAATTCCCCTTGAACCCGAAAACGACCAAAACCTATGA
- a CDS encoding cbb3-type cytochrome c oxidase N-terminal domain-containing protein, with protein MRNMIPGWIRVPVLFLIVVGITEYFIDSGKQFAFIEYPILQLVLLVALLFLISAEIIVDAVENTMFKTLAPDAKERYMLEKQKRAEKYSLNRWFKQMTYAQPEERDLELDHNYDGIKELDNKLPPWWLYSFYLTIIFAFGYMAYYHIFDGDTQLTEFEKEMASAQIAVEEYKKNAPDLVDAESVVVLTDAADIEKGNALYQINCMACHAADGGGGIGPNLTDELWILGGGIKNIFHTISEGGRAGKGMIAWKSTLSPSEIQQVSSYILTLEGTTPANPKVAEGDVWSEE; from the coding sequence ATGAGAAATATGATTCCCGGCTGGATAAGAGTTCCCGTACTATTTTTAATTGTAGTAGGAATAACCGAATATTTTATAGATTCAGGAAAGCAGTTTGCATTTATTGAATACCCTATTTTACAACTGGTGCTCCTTGTTGCCCTGCTATTCCTTATTTCTGCTGAAATAATAGTAGACGCAGTAGAGAATACCATGTTTAAAACCCTTGCGCCAGATGCCAAAGAGCGCTATATGCTGGAAAAGCAAAAAAGGGCAGAAAAATACAGCCTTAACCGCTGGTTCAAACAAATGACCTATGCCCAGCCCGAAGAAAGGGACCTGGAACTGGACCATAATTATGACGGAATAAAGGAGCTGGACAACAAGCTCCCACCCTGGTGGCTTTATTCATTTTACCTTACCATCATTTTTGCATTTGGGTATATGGCCTATTATCACATATTTGATGGCGACACCCAGTTAACAGAATTTGAAAAAGAAATGGCCAGCGCGCAAATTGCCGTTGAAGAATATAAGAAAAATGCCCCCGATCTTGTTGATGCGGAAAGTGTGGTTGTCTTAACTGATGCTGCCGACATTGAGAAAGGAAATGCACTTTATCAAATCAATTGTATGGCCTGTCATGCTGCTGATGGCGGTGGTGGAATTGGACCCAATCTTACAGATGAGCTTTGGATACTGGGCGGTGGAATAAAGAACATCTTTCATACTATAAGTGAAGGTGGCCGGGCCGGAAAAGGAATGATCGCCTGGAAATCTACCCTTAGCCCGTCAGAGATACAGCAGGTATCCAGTTACATTTTAACCCTGGAGGGAACAACCCCGGCCAATCCTAAGGTAGCCGAAGGAGACGTTTGGAGCGAAGAGTAA
- the ccoG gene encoding cytochrome c oxidase accessory protein CcoG — MKEDDISYRDRIGTMTSEGKRAWIYPKKPEGKFYNYRTWLTYVLLALLIASPFIHINGNQFMLFNVLGREFNVFGLPFWPQDFYLGVVVMIISVLIITFFTVAFGRLFCGWICPQTIFMEMVFRKIEYWIEGDRGSQMRLDKQEWNSEKIRKKGFKWFLFFIISFIIANVFLAYLISSKKLLRYIETGPIENLCTFVALLIFTGVFYFIFAWFREQVCTIACPYGRLQSVLLDNKSIVVAYNHKRGEREKGRSKFKKNENRAALGKGDCIDCFQCVNVCPTGIDIRNGTQLECINCTACIDACDAIMEKVDLPKGLIGFYSEESIEREQKFTFTPRMKGFAAILFVLVGLLSGMLFLRNDVEANILRLPGQLYEQEANNIISNVYTFKLINKTTGKFEDVHFKLLSHKGSIESVTHGSMTIPEKGLAEGTLFIKLNGAILNGEKEEVEIGIYSGDKLIETTKTNFMGPRTFR, encoded by the coding sequence ATGAAGGAAGATGATATAAGTTACAGAGATAGAATAGGCACGATGACCAGTGAGGGAAAACGTGCCTGGATCTACCCCAAAAAACCTGAAGGTAAATTCTACAACTACAGGACCTGGTTAACTTATGTTTTATTGGCACTATTAATAGCCAGCCCTTTTATTCATATAAACGGGAATCAATTCATGCTCTTCAACGTTTTGGGAAGGGAATTTAATGTATTTGGACTTCCTTTCTGGCCTCAGGATTTTTACCTGGGAGTTGTGGTGATGATTATTTCTGTACTTATCATTACATTTTTCACCGTAGCCTTTGGAAGGCTTTTTTGTGGGTGGATATGCCCGCAAACCATCTTTATGGAAATGGTCTTCAGGAAGATCGAGTACTGGATTGAGGGAGACCGTGGCTCCCAGATGCGGCTGGATAAACAAGAGTGGAATTCAGAAAAAATAAGAAAAAAGGGATTCAAATGGTTCCTTTTCTTCATTATCTCCTTTATAATCGCCAATGTATTTCTCGCATACCTCATAAGCAGTAAAAAGCTGTTGAGATATATTGAGACCGGTCCCATAGAGAATCTTTGCACATTTGTGGCCCTGCTCATTTTTACCGGGGTCTTCTATTTTATTTTCGCCTGGTTTAGAGAACAGGTTTGCACCATTGCCTGCCCCTACGGGAGGCTTCAAAGTGTATTGCTGGATAATAAATCTATTGTGGTGGCATATAACCATAAACGTGGGGAAAGAGAAAAGGGCCGCTCGAAATTTAAAAAGAATGAAAACAGGGCGGCGCTGGGCAAAGGTGATTGTATAGATTGCTTCCAGTGTGTTAATGTGTGCCCCACAGGAATTGATATAAGAAATGGCACCCAACTCGAATGCATTAATTGTACAGCATGTATTGATGCCTGCGATGCAATAATGGAAAAAGTAGACCTTCCAAAAGGCCTTATTGGTTTCTATTCAGAAGAAAGTATTGAAAGGGAGCAAAAATTCACTTTCACCCCCAGGATGAAGGGTTTTGCTGCCATTTTATTTGTATTGGTGGGATTGCTGTCGGGGATGCTGTTTCTGCGGAATGATGTTGAAGCTAATATCCTAAGGCTTCCGGGCCAGTTATACGAGCAGGAGGCAAATAATATTATTAGTAATGTTTACACCTTTAAACTTATAAATAAAACTACCGGCAAATTTGAAGACGTTCATTTTAAACTTCTTTCCCATAAAGGGTCTATAGAATCTGTCACCCACGGGAGTATGACCATTCCTGAAAAAGGACTGGCAGAAGGAACATTATTCATTAAGCTAAATGGCGCAATTTTAAACGGAGAAAAAGAAGAGGTGGAAATTGGGATCTATAGTGGAGATAAGCTAATTGAAACCACTAAAACAAATTTTATGGGCCCGCGCACTTTTAGATAA
- a CDS encoding FixH family protein, whose amino-acid sequence MNLKINWGTGIVLAILSFMTFIIYLVVTMTTNQEFTHDLVVEEYYKQELSFQDQLNRETNSQSLRRNIQFEQTEDGVVIYFPSNMEVSKITGKILFYRPSDKKMDFNIPIELTSHEILIPGRFLEKGRWNIEIDWGYEKEAYYYKKEFTY is encoded by the coding sequence ATGAATTTAAAAATTAACTGGGGTACTGGCATCGTCTTAGCCATTTTAAGTTTTATGACCTTTATTATCTACCTGGTGGTAACCATGACCACAAATCAGGAGTTCACCCACGATCTTGTGGTAGAAGAATATTACAAGCAGGAACTTAGTTTCCAGGATCAACTCAACAGGGAGACAAACTCTCAAAGCCTGCGAAGGAATATTCAATTTGAGCAAACTGAAGACGGAGTTGTGATCTATTTCCCTTCCAATATGGAGGTTTCTAAAATAACCGGAAAAATACTGTTTTATCGTCCATCAGATAAAAAAATGGACTTTAATATCCCAATTGAACTAACCTCACACGAGATTCTTATACCCGGCAGATTCCTGGAAAAAGGCCGTTGGAATATTGAAATAGACTGGGGTTATGAAAAGGAAGCCTATTACTATAAAAAAGAATTTACATACTAA
- a CDS encoding sulfite exporter TauE/SafE family protein, translated as MLLTALIFGLLGSFHCIGMCGPIAFMLPVSRNNEVKKFFQIFLYHAGRLVSYGTIGLAFGLVGKSLDLFGFQQQLSILIGVLMIAVILVPAVKFQKYNLSLPLYRIIGKIKSSLGAALKKKSPDTFFTIGFLNGFLPCGLVYMAVFGAIATGNIMQGGLYMVLFGLGTIPLMTTAVYFGRLLNGVMRQKIRKLIPVAVVLIGLLFILRGLGLGIPYISPTQNTEKITSHMVCH; from the coding sequence ATGCTCTTAACCGCGCTCATATTTGGACTGCTTGGAAGTTTTCACTGCATTGGAATGTGCGGGCCTATTGCATTTATGCTTCCGGTTTCCCGGAATAACGAAGTAAAAAAGTTTTTCCAGATCTTCCTGTATCATGCCGGCAGGCTGGTTTCCTACGGGACCATAGGCCTGGCTTTTGGATTGGTGGGTAAAAGTCTGGATCTGTTTGGTTTTCAGCAGCAGTTATCTATTTTAATTGGAGTACTTATGATCGCGGTGATCCTTGTACCCGCGGTAAAGTTTCAAAAATATAATTTGTCACTTCCTTTATATAGGATTATTGGTAAAATTAAATCATCGCTGGGTGCAGCTCTAAAAAAGAAATCTCCTGATACCTTCTTCACTATTGGATTCTTAAATGGATTTTTGCCCTGTGGCTTGGTTTATATGGCGGTTTTTGGGGCTATTGCAACAGGAAATATAATGCAAGGAGGGCTTTATATGGTATTATTCGGGTTGGGAACCATTCCCCTTATGACCACTGCAGTATACTTTGGAAGATTGTTAAATGGGGTAATGCGTCAAAAAATAAGAAAATTGATCCCCGTTGCAGTGGTGCTCATAGGATTATTATTCATTTTAAGAGGGCTTGGATTAGGTATTCCTTACATATCTCCCACCCAAAATACCGAAAAGATCACTTCTCACATGGTTTGCCATTAA
- a CDS encoding YceI family protein, giving the protein MNTLKNLKLALGTLLIMIVTTQISVAQTYNLNNASSSLKVEGTSNVHDWELEAKEQQGKIVAELDNGQLVKITQLDFTVKAESLKSGKSGMDKNTYKALNTDKHKQITYKLTKVNNIDCTKTGSCKVTTSGTLTIAGNSKPIDITFDAKITGDKITLTGSKALKMSEYKVDPPTAMFGTITTGDQVTIKFQSNFTK; this is encoded by the coding sequence ATGAACACTTTAAAAAATTTAAAACTAGCACTTGGAACCCTACTTATAATGATTGTGACTACACAAATCTCAGTAGCCCAAACATACAATTTGAACAATGCTTCTTCTTCACTTAAGGTGGAGGGAACCTCCAATGTTCACGACTGGGAACTTGAGGCAAAAGAGCAACAAGGTAAAATTGTGGCCGAGTTGGATAACGGTCAACTTGTAAAGATCACTCAGCTTGATTTTACCGTGAAAGCAGAAAGTCTTAAAAGCGGAAAATCGGGAATGGATAAGAATACTTACAAAGCTTTGAACACAGATAAGCACAAGCAAATCACTTATAAGCTTACCAAAGTGAACAACATAGATTGTACAAAAACCGGAAGCTGTAAAGTTACTACCAGTGGAACCTTAACCATCGCGGGGAATTCAAAACCAATCGATATCACTTTTGATGCTAAGATCACCGGCGATAAGATCACCCTAACCGGCAGCAAAGCCTTAAAAATGTCTGAATACAAGGTAGATCCACCAACAGCAATGTTTGGAACCATCACCACCGGAGACCAGGTAACTATTAAATTTCAATCAAACTTTACCAAATAA
- a CDS encoding YceI family protein, whose amino-acid sequence MKIFKIITFLLMFTTLGFAQSASSNKTVNILPNSKLTITGDTNISDFSCAFNSQMIPSTRKVKVKEVNSEFHFENAILKLDNTGFDCGSKGINKDFHALIKTEEYPEISLELKKLCINTPSQATADLFISIAGKTKAYKLPVKIVDGKIPQYKGNLSLNINDFNLKPPKKVFGLIVVKEDIDINFHLNVEK is encoded by the coding sequence ATGAAAATCTTTAAAATTATCACTTTTTTATTAATGTTCACCACTTTGGGTTTTGCTCAAAGTGCCAGCAGTAACAAGACTGTGAACATCCTTCCAAACAGCAAACTTACCATAACCGGAGATACTAACATAAGTGATTTTTCCTGCGCCTTTAATTCTCAAATGATCCCTTCAACCAGAAAGGTAAAAGTGAAAGAGGTAAACAGTGAATTTCATTTTGAAAATGCCATCCTTAAACTGGACAATACAGGTTTTGATTGCGGCAGTAAAGGGATCAATAAAGATTTTCACGCATTAATCAAAACAGAAGAATATCCCGAGATCTCGCTGGAATTAAAAAAACTTTGTATCAATACTCCCTCACAGGCCACTGCAGATCTTTTTATTTCTATAGCGGGCAAGACAAAAGCCTATAAATTACCTGTGAAGATCGTAGATGGAAAAATTCCCCAGTACAAGGGAAACCTTTCCCTTAATATAAACGACTTCAATTTGAAACCACCCAAAAAGGTATTCGGGTTAATTGTGGTTAAAGAGGATATAGACATCAACTTTCATTTGAACGTAGAAAAATAG
- a CDS encoding acetyl-CoA hydrolase/transferase family protein — translation MNTSLNIVSAQEAVSLIKSGQRIFLQGAAMTPNVLINALCERYNELKGVELFQIHTEGEARYTIAPFNEAFITISCFVGGNVRKAVNSTFGAYIPIFLSEIHLLFRKNILPIDVAFIQVSPPDKHGYCSLGVSVDITLPAIQTAKMVIAQINPNVPRTHGDGIIHIDRIHALVEVNEPIHTSVISTPTKVELQIGKHVAALIEDGATLQMGIGGIPNVVLNNLMNHKRLGIHTEMFSDGILPLIEKGIITGEEKKVKTGKLVTCFAVGTQKLYDFIDDNPVVHFKEAAYTNDTAIIRKNPKVTAINSAIEIDLTGQVCADTIGKYQYSGVGGQMDFIRGASLSEGGKAIIAMPSVTNKGISKIVPFLKEGAGVTTTRAHVHYIATEYGIVNLYGKNLKQRAKELISIAHPDHREALEKATFERLHILV, via the coding sequence ATGAACACTTCATTAAACATAGTATCTGCTCAAGAAGCAGTATCTCTTATAAAATCAGGGCAGCGCATATTTTTGCAGGGAGCTGCCATGACGCCAAATGTTTTAATTAATGCCCTGTGCGAACGTTATAACGAACTAAAAGGAGTAGAGCTTTTCCAGATACATACAGAAGGAGAAGCACGGTATACGATAGCCCCATTCAACGAGGCCTTTATTACTATAAGTTGTTTTGTGGGGGGAAACGTGAGAAAAGCGGTGAATTCTACCTTTGGTGCATATATCCCAATCTTCCTTAGCGAAATACACTTGCTTTTCAGAAAGAATATATTACCCATAGACGTGGCTTTTATCCAGGTTAGTCCACCAGATAAACACGGATATTGTTCCCTTGGTGTTTCAGTAGATATAACCCTGCCGGCGATTCAAACCGCGAAAATGGTAATTGCCCAGATCAATCCCAATGTTCCCAGAACGCATGGGGACGGGATCATTCACATTGACAGGATCCACGCTTTGGTTGAGGTAAATGAGCCTATCCATACATCGGTAATTTCAACCCCTACAAAAGTTGAACTGCAAATAGGAAAACACGTGGCCGCCCTGATAGAGGACGGGGCAACCCTTCAAATGGGGATTGGTGGGATACCAAACGTAGTACTTAATAACCTTATGAATCACAAGCGCCTGGGCATTCATACTGAAATGTTTTCAGACGGGATCTTGCCGCTCATTGAAAAAGGGATCATTACCGGGGAAGAAAAAAAGGTAAAAACCGGAAAGCTGGTTACGTGTTTTGCTGTAGGCACCCAAAAATTGTATGATTTTATAGATGATAATCCGGTGGTGCATTTTAAAGAAGCCGCTTATACCAATGATACCGCCATTATTAGAAAAAATCCTAAAGTAACGGCTATTAACAGCGCTATTGAAATTGACCTTACCGGGCAGGTTTGTGCAGATACCATTGGAAAATATCAATATTCGGGAGTAGGTGGTCAAATGGATTTTATACGGGGGGCATCCCTCTCTGAAGGCGGAAAGGCTATTATTGCTATGCCATCTGTTACCAATAAGGGGATATCTAAAATAGTTCCCTTTTTAAAAGAAGGAGCTGGAGTTACTACTACCCGCGCCCACGTGCACTACATTGCTACCGAATATGGAATTGTAAATCTCTACGGAAAGAATTTAAAGCAAAGAGCAAAGGAGCTTATTTCAATTGCGCACCCGGACCACAGGGAAGCACTGGAAAAGGCAACTTTTGAAAGATTACATATTCTGGTCTAG
- the trxA gene encoding thioredoxin, which yields MKSSFSEIIKDEKPVLVDFFADWCGPCKMLAPILKDAKAELGDSVKIVKIDVDKNQELAAKYQVRGVPTLILFKKGEQLWRQSGVVQKADLVQLIKSHA from the coding sequence ATGAAAAGTAGTTTTAGCGAAATAATAAAGGATGAAAAACCTGTACTGGTCGATTTTTTTGCCGATTGGTGCGGGCCCTGCAAAATGCTTGCTCCCATCCTTAAAGATGCGAAAGCAGAACTTGGAGATTCGGTAAAGATTGTAAAGATTGATGTAGATAAAAACCAGGAACTCGCCGCAAAATACCAGGTGAGAGGTGTGCCCACACTTATTTTATTTAAAAAAGGAGAGCAGCTCTGGAGACAATCCGGCGTGGTACAAAAAGCAGATCTGGTTCAATTGATCAAATCTCACGCGTAA
- a CDS encoding Crp/Fnr family transcriptional regulator — protein sequence MISTNLLLDFGGKITTYPKGAQLFREGETALNYYQVVSGEVKMNNYNLDGKEFIQGIFASGQSFGEPPLFADVKYPANAEALSDSEVIQLHKSQFLELLASHPDVHLKMTETLAKRLFYKAIMVSEISSQEPEHRILRILDYLKKHVHKLDGPFSFKVDLTRQQIADLTGLRVETVIRATKALEKKGELKIKSRKVYR from the coding sequence ATGATCTCAACTAATTTACTTCTGGATTTTGGCGGAAAAATCACAACTTACCCAAAAGGCGCACAGCTTTTCAGGGAAGGAGAAACGGCCTTGAATTATTACCAGGTAGTTTCAGGAGAAGTAAAAATGAATAATTATAATCTCGACGGAAAAGAATTTATTCAGGGCATCTTTGCTTCCGGCCAAAGCTTTGGGGAACCACCACTATTTGCCGATGTTAAATATCCGGCCAATGCCGAAGCATTGAGCGATAGTGAGGTAATCCAGCTTCACAAATCCCAATTTCTGGAACTGCTTGCCTCCCACCCCGATGTACATTTAAAGATGACAGAAACCCTGGCGAAAAGGCTTTTTTATAAAGCTATTATGGTTTCAGAGATCTCCAGCCAGGAACCTGAACACCGAATTTTACGTATCCTGGATTATTTAAAAAAGCACGTTCATAAACTGGATGGCCCGTTTTCATTTAAGGTAGACCTTACCCGCCAGCAAATCGCAGATCTTACCGGTTTAAGGGTTGAAACCGTGATAAGGGCAACCAAGGCCCTGGAGAAAAAAGGAGAACTTAAAATAAAAAGCAGAAAAGTTTACAGGTAG